Within Williamwhitmania sp., the genomic segment GCTTCCTGAGCAATTGATGCTGTTAGCGTTTCGATGTAGTAAGAGCCAGCCGAGGGGTCAACAATTTTGTCGAAATGAGCCTCCTCTTTCAGCAGTATTTGGGTGTTACGCGCAATGCGGTCGGAGAAATCGGTAGATTTTCTGAAAGCGTTGTCGAATGGAATAACAGTAATGGAGTCAACACCAGCAATAGCAGCACTCATGGCCTCGGTAGTTCCTCTAAGGAGGTTGGCGTATGGATCGTAAACCGAAATGTTCCAGCGAGAAGTTTCGGCATGAATGTTCATCTTAGCCGATTCTACGTTGGCTGGCTTATATGCCTCAACAATTTGAGCCCATAGCATGCGAGCAGCACGGAACTTGGCAACTTCGAGGAAATAGTTTGTTCCAACCGAGAAGGAGAATTTCATCTTGCTAGCTACCTGGTCAACCGTAAGGCCTCTATCGGTAAGCTCACTTAGGTATTCATTGGCCACGGCCAATGCAAATCCTAACTCTTGAACAATGGTAGAACCGCTATTATGGAACATGCTGCCACTAACCCCAATAACCTTGTAGTTTGGAAGAGCAGTTGCTTTTTCGATGAGCTCCTTGGCAGTATCGAAAGCATGTTTTTTATCTTGGCAAAATTTACCGCGGAGAGTTAGACTGCGTAAAGGATCGTAGTTCACCGATCCCTTGACATTGGCAGCGTTTAGTTTGTGTTTTTTTACATAATCGGCAACCAGCGGGAGAATGGCAAGGCTTGCACCCCCGGCCATAAAGTTGGTTTCTATACAGTCGATGGCAACATCCTTTAATAGAGTTTCCATTTCAACTTCCGAAAGTCCCTTCTTGCTGTCGATCACAAACCCCAAAGAGTCTACACCTCTCATGAGTACCTTAAGCGCTTTGGCGTTGGCGTTTTTTGGCTCAGTAGCATCGATGTCTTGACGTACCAACCACTTGTTGTTCGTTTTGGTTCCACGAACGTAAGGGTATTGGGCGGGAAGATAGTTGAGATGCTTTAAGTTTTTCAGGTCCTCAGCTCGGTAGTAAGGGCGAACGTTGAAGCCTTCCATGGTTTTCCATACCAGCTTTTTGTCGTAGTCGGCGCCCTTTAAATCTGCTGTAATAACTGCCTCCCAATCTGCGGTGGAAACCGGTGGGAATTCGGAAAACAGTTTTGTGTTCATATTTTCTGCCATAACTTAACATTTTGTTTAAGCACGGCAAAGGTAAAAAAAAGGAAAAAGAACAGATGGTGTAATGACTTCAAAGTGAGCCTTGAGTGTTGTTAAGCATATAACGGAGCTGTCTGTGACAGCACTTACTCGAGCTTGTTCTCTCGAAAAATTGGATGCGGTATTATATGGTAAGGCGTTATTTCCTTTGCAAAAAATTCTTCCGTAAATCTTCTGGAAATTTTTCGATGGCGTAGCGAAGCATGGTCCTAGGCATTTGGGTTACATGCTGCTCTAGGAAAGCAAGTTCGATGGCCAAATCCCTGTTGCCTATTTCCCGAAGCATCCAGCCAACGGCTTTGTGCATTAAATCGTGCTTGTGATGGAGCAGCATGGTTGCCAGTGAAATGGGATGCTCGTATTCTCCTTTTCTTATGTAATAAAAGCAAGATAGCATTGCCACTCTTTGTTTCCAAAGATGGCTTGTTTTGGCGAGGTTGTATAGAATGTCGGATTGTTCTGTGTAAAAAAGGTATGGGCCTAGAATATAGGGTGCTGAGGAATCTACCAAATCCCAATTGTTTACAAATTCTAAATGGGTTAGGTAGAGGTTTGCAATCTCCTGTTTTGTTTTATCATCCTTTGCTTTCTCAAACCGCTTGACCATCATAAAAAGGGCAGTAAGCCGATGCTCGTGGAT encodes:
- a CDS encoding methylmalonyl-CoA mutase family protein → MAENMNTKLFSEFPPVSTADWEAVITADLKGADYDKKLVWKTMEGFNVRPYYRAEDLKNLKHLNYLPAQYPYVRGTKTNNKWLVRQDIDATEPKNANAKALKVLMRGVDSLGFVIDSKKGLSEVEMETLLKDVAIDCIETNFMAGGASLAILPLVADYVKKHKLNAANVKGSVNYDPLRSLTLRGKFCQDKKHAFDTAKELIEKATALPNYKVIGVSGSMFHNSGSTIVQELGFALAVANEYLSELTDRGLTVDQVASKMKFSFSVGTNYFLEVAKFRAARMLWAQIVEAYKPANVESAKMNIHAETSRWNISVYDPYANLLRGTTEAMSAAIAGVDSITVIPFDNAFRKSTDFSDRIARNTQILLKEEAHFDKIVDPSAGSYYIETLTASIAQEAWKLFKQVEEKGGYVNAFLAGFIQEQVEATAQKRDLSIATRREIILGTNQYPNFDEVAEADVTAAAVTKAVPQPCEGCVKPLVPYRGSMAFDELRFRTDKSGKEVKVFMLTTGNLAFRRARAQFAANFFACAGFRTIDNIGFPTVAAGTKAALEAKADIVVICSSDEEYVSVAVEAYGLLKGKAIVVVAGEPECKPMLQEKGIQNFISVKSNVLETLKEYQRMLKLL
- a CDS encoding DNA alkylation repair protein, with translation MDTTLKHVKEELSQLKNTKKDIASLEKFFQVFPGGYGEGDQFIGVSVPNQRKVAMVHFKTISIASLEYLLQSPIHEHRLTALFMMVKRFEKAKDDKTKQEIANLYLTHLEFVNNWDLVDSSAPYILGPYLFYTEQSDILYNLAKTSHLWKQRVAMLSCFYYIRKGEYEHPISLATMLLHHKHDLMHKAVGWMLREIGNRDLAIELAFLEQHVTQMPRTMLRYAIEKFPEDLRKNFLQRK